Proteins from one Escherichia coli genomic window:
- the fre gene encoding NAD(P)H-flavin reductase — translation MTTLSCKVTSVEAITDTVYRVRIVPDAAFSFRAGQYLMVVMDERDKRPFSMASTPDEKEFIELHIGASEINLYAKAVMDRILKDHQIVVDIPHGEAWLRDDEERPMILIAGGTGFSYARSILLTALARNPNRDITIYWGGREEQHLYDLSELEALSLKHPGLQVVPVVEQPEAGWRGRTGTVLTAVLQDHGTLAEHDIYIAGRFEMAKIARDLFCSERNAREDRLFGDAFAFI, via the coding sequence ATGACAACCTTAAGCTGTAAAGTGACCTCGGTAGAAGCTATCACGGATACCGTATATCGTGTCCGCATCGTGCCAGACGCGGCCTTTTCTTTTCGTGCTGGTCAGTATTTGATGGTGGTGATGGATGAGCGCGATAAACGTCCATTCTCAATGGCTTCGACGCCGGATGAAAAAGAGTTTATCGAGCTGCATATTGGCGCTTCTGAAATCAACCTTTACGCGAAAGCAGTCATGGACCGCATCCTCAAAGATCATCAAATCGTGGTCGATATTCCCCACGGAGAAGCGTGGCTGCGCGATGATGAAGAGCGTCCGATGATTTTGATTGCGGGCGGCACCGGGTTCTCTTATGCCCGCTCGATTTTGCTGACAGCGTTGGCGCGTAACCCAAACCGTGATATCACCATTTACTGGGGCGGGCGTGAAGAGCAGCATCTGTATGATCTCTCCGAGCTTGAGGCGCTTTCGCTTAAGCATCCAGGTTTGCAAGTGGTGCCGGTGGTTGAACAACCGGAAGCGGGCTGGCGTGGGCGTACTGGCACCGTGTTAACGGCGGTATTGCAGGATCATGGTACGTTGGCAGAGCATGATATCTATATTGCCGGACGTTTTGAGATGGCGAAAATTGCCCGTGACCTGTTTTGCAGCGAGCGTAATGCGCGGGAAGATCGCCTGTTTGGCGATGCGTTTGCATTTATCTGA
- the yigZ gene encoding IMPACT family protein: protein MESWLIPAAPVTVVEEIKKSRFITLLAHTDGVEAAKAFVESVRAEHPDARHHCVAWVAGAPDDSQQLGFSDDGEPAGTAGKPMLAQLMGSGVGEITAVVVRYYGGILLGTGGLVKAYGGGVNQALRQLTTQRKTPLTEYTLQCEYSQLTGIEALLGQCGGKIINSDYQAFVLLRVALPAAKVAEFSAKLADFSRGSLQLLAIEE, encoded by the coding sequence ATGGAAAGCTGGTTAATTCCTGCGGCACCGGTCACGGTCGTTGAAGAGATCAAAAAGAGCCGCTTCATTACGCTGTTGGCGCATACCGATGGCGTTGAGGCGGCAAAAGCGTTTGTTGAATCGGTGCGGGCAGAACACCCTGATGCCCGCCACCATTGCGTGGCGTGGGTAGCTGGCGCACCGGATGATTCTCAACAACTGGGTTTCTCTGATGACGGGGAACCGGCGGGAACGGCAGGTAAACCGATGCTCGCCCAACTTATGGGCAGCGGCGTCGGGGAAATTACCGCCGTGGTGGTGCGCTACTACGGCGGCATATTGCTGGGCACCGGTGGGTTAGTGAAAGCGTATGGCGGCGGCGTGAATCAGGCACTGCGCCAGCTAACGACCCAACGCAAGACGCCATTAACCGAATATACTTTGCAATGTGAATATAGTCAGTTAACCGGCATTGAAGCGTTGCTGGGGCAGTGTGGCGGCAAAATTATCAACAGTGATTATCAGGCATTCGTTCTGCTGCGGGTGGCGCTTCCGGCGGCGAAAGTGGCTGAATTTTCCGCAAAACTGGCGGATTTTAGCCGTGGTTCATTGCAATTGTTAGCGATTGAAGAATAA
- the fadA gene encoding acetyl-CoA C-acyltransferase FadA, with the protein MEQVVIVDAIRTPMGRSKGGAFRHVRAEDLSAHLMRSLLARNPALEAAALDDIYWGCVQQTLEQGFNIARNAALLAEVPHSVPAITVNRLCGSSMQALHDAARMIMTGDAQACLVGGVEHMGHVPMSHGVDFHPGLSRNVAKAAGMMGLTAEMLARMHGISREMQDAFAARSHARAWAATQSGAFKNEIIPTGGHDADGVLKQFNYDEVIRPETTVEALATLRPAFDPVSGTVTAGTSSALSDGAAAMLVMSESRARELGLKPRARVRSMAVVGCDPSIMGYGPVPASKLALKKAGLSASDIGVFEMNEAFAAQILPCIKDLGLMEQIDEKINLNGGAIALGHPLGCSGARISTTLLNLMERKDVQFGLATMCIGLGQGIATVFERV; encoded by the coding sequence ATGGAACAGGTTGTCATTGTCGATGCAATTCGTACCCCGATGGGCCGTTCGAAGGGCGGTGCTTTTCGTCACGTGCGTGCGGAAGATCTCTCCGCTCATTTAATGCGTAGCCTGCTGGCGCGTAACCCGGCGCTGGAAGCAGCGGCCCTCGATGATATTTACTGGGGTTGTGTGCAGCAGACGCTAGAGCAAGGTTTTAACATCGCCCGTAACGCGGCGCTGTTGGCAGAAGTGCCGCATTCTGTCCCAGCGATCACCGTCAATCGCTTGTGCGGTTCATCCATGCAGGCACTGCATGACGCAGCACGGATGATTATGACTGGCGATGCACAGGCATGTCTGGTCGGTGGCGTGGAGCATATGGGCCATGTGCCGATGAGTCACGGCGTCGATTTTCACCCCGGCCTGAGCCGCAATGTCGCCAAAGCGGCGGGCATGATGGGCTTAACGGCAGAAATGCTGGCGCGTATGCACGGTATCAGCCGTGAAATGCAGGATGCCTTTGCCGCGCGATCACACGCCCGCGCCTGGGCCGCCACGCAGTCGGGCGCATTTAAAAATGAAATCATCCCGACCGGTGGTCACGATGCCGACGGCGTCCTGAAGCAGTTTAATTACGACGAAGTGATTCGGCCGGAAACCACCGTGGAAGCCCTCGCCACGCTGCGTCCGGCGTTCGATCCAGTCAGCGGCACGGTAACGGCGGGTACGTCTTCCGCTCTCTCCGATGGCGCTGCAGCCATGCTGGTGATGAGTGAAAGCCGCGCCCGTGAATTAGGTCTTAAGCCACGCGCCCGCGTACGTTCGATGGCGGTCGTTGGTTGTGACCCGTCGATTATGGGTTACGGCCCGGTTCCAGCCTCGAAGCTGGCGCTGAAAAAAGCGGGGCTTTCTGCCAGCGATATCGGCGTGTTTGAAATGAATGAAGCTTTTGCCGCGCAGATCCTGCCATGTATTAAAGATCTGGGGCTAATGGAGCAGATTGACGAGAAGATCAACCTCAACGGTGGCGCGATCGCGCTGGGTCATCCGCTGGGTTGTTCCGGTGCGCGTATCAGCACCACGCTGCTGAATCTGATGGAACGCAAAGACGTTCAGTTTGGTCTGGCGACGATGTGTATCGGTCTGGGTCAGGGTATTGCAACGGTGTTTGAGCGGGTTTAA
- the hemG gene encoding menaquinone-dependent protoporphyrinogen IX dehydrogenase encodes MKTLILFSTRDGQTREIAAYLASELKELGIQADVANVHRIEEPQWENYDRVVIGASIRYGHYHSAFQEFVKKHATRLNSMPSAFYSVNLVARKPEKRTPQTNSYARKFLMSSQWRPDRCAVIAGALRYPRYRWYDRFMIKLIMKMSGGETDTRKEVVYTDWQQVANFAREIAHLTDKPTLK; translated from the coding sequence GTGAAAACATTAATTCTTTTCTCAACAAGGGACGGACAAACGCGCGAGATTGCCGCCTACCTGGCTTCGGAACTGAAAGAACTGGGGATCCAGGCGGATGTCGCCAATGTGCATCGCATTGAAGAACCCCAGTGGGAAAACTACGATCGCGTGGTCATTGGTGCTTCTATTCGCTATGGTCACTACCACTCTGCGTTCCAGGAATTTGTCAAAAAGCATGCGACGCGGCTGAATTCGATGCCGAGCGCCTTTTACTCCGTAAACCTGGTGGCGCGTAAACCGGAGAAGCGTACTCCACAGACCAACAGCTACGCGCGGAAGTTTCTGATGAGTTCACAATGGCGTCCCGATCGCTGTGCCGTCATTGCCGGGGCGCTACGTTATCCACGTTACCGCTGGTACGACCGCTTTATGATCAAGCTGATTATGAAGATGTCAGGCGGTGAAACGGATACGCGCAAAGAAGTTGTCTATACCGATTGGCAGCAGGTGGCGAATTTCGCCCGAGAAATCGCCCATTTAACCGACAAACCGACGCTGAAATAA
- the fadB gene encoding fatty acid oxidation complex subunit alpha FadB, with protein MLYKGDTLYLDWLEDGIAELVFDAPGSVNKLDTATVASLGEAIGVLEQQSDLKGLLLRSNKAAFIVGADITEFLSLFLVPEEQLSQWLHFANSVFNRLEDLPVPTIAAVNGYALGGGCECVLATDYRLATPDLRIGLPETKLGIMPGFGGSVRMPRMLGADSALEIIAAGKDVGADQALKIGLVDGVVKAEKLVEGAKAILRQAINGDLDWKAKRQPKLEPLKLSKIEATMSFTIAKGMVAQTAGKHYPAPITAVKTIEAAARFGREEALNLENKSFVPLAHTNEARALVGIFLNDQYVKGKAKKLTKDVETPKQAAVLGAGIMGGGIAYQSAWKGVPVVMKDINDKSLTLGMTEAAKLLNKQLERGKIDGLKLAGVISTIHPTLDYAGFDRVDVVVEAVVENPKVKKAVLAETEQKVRPDTVLASNTSTIPISELANALERPENFCGMHFFNPVHRMPLVEIIRGEKSSDETIAKVVAWASKMGKTPIVVNDCPGFFVNRVLFPYFAGFSQLLRDGADFRKIDKVMEKQFGWPMGPAYLLDVVGIDTAHHAQAVMAAGFPQRMQKDYRDAIDALFDANRFGQKNGLGFWRYKEDSKGKPKKEEDAAVDDLLAEVSQPKRDFSEEEIIARMMIPMVNEVVRCLEEGIIATPAEADMALVYGLGFPPFHGGAFRWLDTLGSAKYLDMAQQYQHLGPLYEVPEGLRNKARHNEPYYPPVEPARPVGDLKTA; from the coding sequence ATGCTTTACAAAGGCGACACCCTGTACCTTGACTGGCTGGAAGATGGCATTGCCGAACTGGTATTTGATGCCCCAGGTTCAGTTAATAAACTCGACACTGCGACCGTCGCCAGCCTCGGCGAGGCCATCGGCGTGCTGGAACAGCAATCAGATTTAAAAGGGCTGCTGCTGCGTTCGAATAAAGCAGCCTTTATCGTCGGTGCTGATATCACCGAATTCTTGTCCCTGTTCCTCGTTCCTGAAGAACAGTTAAGCCAGTGGCTGCATTTTGCCAATAGCGTGTTTAATCGCCTGGAAGATCTGCCGGTGCCGACCATTGCTGCCGTCAACGGCTATGCGCTGGGCGGTGGCTGCGAATGTGTGCTGGCGACCGATTATCGTCTGGCGACGCCAGATCTGCGCATCGGTCTGCCGGAAACCAAACTGGGCATTATGCCGGGCTTTGGCGGTTCTGTACGTATGCCACGTATGCTCGGTGCTGATAGTGCGCTGGAAATCATTGCCGCCGGTAAAGATGTCGGCGCGGATCAGGCGCTGAAAATCGGTCTGGTGGATGGCGTAGTCAAAGCAGAAAAACTGGTTGAAGGCGCGAAGGCGATTTTACGTCAGGCTATTAACGGCGACCTCGACTGGAAAGCGAAACGTCAGCCGAAGCTGGAACCGCTAAAACTGAGCAAGATTGAAGCCACCATGAGCTTCACCATCGCTAAAGGGATGGTCGCGCAAACGGCGGGGAAACATTACCCCGCACCCATCACCGCAGTAAAAACCATTGAAGCGGCTGCCCGTTTTGGTCGTGAAGAAGCATTAAATCTGGAAAACAAAAGTTTTGTCCCGCTGGCGCATACCAACGAAGCCCGCGCACTGGTCGGCATTTTCCTTAACGATCAATATGTAAAAGGTAAAGCGAAGAAACTCACCAAAGATGTTGAAACCCCGAAACAGGCCGCTGTGCTGGGCGCAGGCATTATGGGCGGCGGCATTGCTTACCAGTCTGCGTGGAAAGGCGTGCCGGTTGTCATGAAAGATATCAATGACAAGTCGTTAACCCTCGGTATGACTGAAGCCGCAAAACTGCTGAACAAGCAGCTTGAGCGCGGCAAGATCGACGGTCTGAAACTGGCTGGCGTGATCTCCACGATTCATCCAACGCTCGACTACGCCGGGTTTGATCGCGTGGACGTTGTGGTAGAAGCGGTTGTCGAAAACCCGAAAGTGAAAAAAGCCGTGCTGGCAGAAACCGAGCAGAAAGTACGCCCGGATACCGTGCTGGCTTCCAATACTTCAACCATTCCTATCAGCGAACTGGCCAACGCGCTGGAACGCCCGGAAAACTTCTGCGGGATGCATTTCTTTAACCCAGTGCACCGGATGCCGTTGGTGGAAATTATTCGCGGTGAGAAAAGCTCCGACGAAACCATCGCGAAAGTTGTCGCATGGGCGAGCAAGATGGGTAAAACGCCAATTGTGGTTAATGACTGCCCCGGCTTCTTTGTTAACCGCGTGCTGTTCCCCTATTTCGCCGGTTTCAGCCAGCTGCTGCGCGACGGCGCGGATTTTCGCAAGATCGACAAAGTGATGGAAAAACAGTTTGGCTGGCCGATGGGTCCGGCATACCTGCTGGATGTCGTGGGCATTGATACCGCGCATCACGCCCAGGCAGTGATGGCAGCAGGTTTCCCGCAGCGGATGCAGAAAGATTATCGCGATGCCATCGACGCACTGTTTGATGCCAACCGTTTTGGTCAGAAGAACGGCCTCGGTTTCTGGCGTTATAAAGAAGACAGCAAAGGTAAGCCGAAGAAAGAAGAAGATGCCGCCGTTGACGACCTGCTGGCAGAAGTCAGCCAGCCGAAGCGCGATTTCAGCGAAGAAGAGATTATCGCCCGCATGATGATCCCGATGGTCAACGAAGTGGTGCGTTGTCTGGAGGAAGGCATTATCGCCACTCCGGCAGAAGCCGATATGGCACTGGTCTACGGCCTGGGCTTCCCTCCGTTCCACGGCGGTGCGTTCCGCTGGCTGGACACCCTCGGTAGCGCAAAATATCTCGATATGGCACAGCAATATCAGCACCTCGGCCCGCTGTATGAAGTGCCGGAAGGTCTGCGTAATAAAGCGCGTCATAACGAACCGTACTATCCCCCGGTTGAGCCAGCCCGTCCGGTTGGCGACCTGAAAACGGCTTAA
- the trkH gene encoding Trk system potassium transporter TrkH gives MHFRAITRIVGLLVILFSGTMIIPGLVALIYRDGAGRAFTQTFFVALAIGSMLWWPNRKEKGELKSREGFLIVVLFWTVLGSVGALPFIFSESPNLTITDAFFESFSGLTTTGATTLVGLDTLPHAILFYRQMLQWFGGMGIIVLAVAILPILGVGGMQLYRAEMPGPLKDNKMRPRIAETAKTLWLIYVLLTVACALALWFAGMDAFDAIGHSFATIAIGGFSTHDASIGYFDSPTINTIIAIFLLISGCNYGLHFSLLSGRSLKVYWRDPEFRMFIGVQFTLVVICTLVLWFHNVYSSALMTINQAFFQVVSMATTAGFTTDSIARWPLFLPVLLLCSAFIGGCAGSTGGGLKVIRILLLFKQGNRELKRLVHPNAVYSIKLGNRALPERILEAVWGFFSAYALVFIVSMLAIIATGVDDFSAFASVVATLNNLGPGLGVVADNFTSMNPVAKWILIANMLFGRLEVFTLLVLFTPTFWRE, from the coding sequence ATGCATTTTCGCGCCATTACCCGAATTGTTGGACTACTGGTCATCTTATTTTCAGGGACCATGATTATCCCTGGGCTGGTAGCACTCATCTACCGGGATGGAGCGGGCCGCGCTTTTACCCAGACCTTTTTTGTCGCCCTCGCCATTGGCTCTATGCTGTGGTGGCCGAACCGCAAAGAGAAGGGCGAACTGAAATCCCGTGAAGGGTTTCTGATAGTGGTGCTGTTCTGGACCGTGCTGGGTAGCGTCGGTGCGCTCCCTTTTATCTTCTCGGAAAGCCCGAACCTCACGATTACCGATGCGTTTTTTGAATCTTTCTCTGGCCTGACTACCACGGGGGCCACTACGCTGGTGGGACTGGATACACTTCCTCACGCAATCCTCTTTTATCGCCAGATGCTGCAATGGTTTGGCGGGATGGGGATCATCGTTTTGGCGGTTGCTATACTGCCTATCCTCGGCGTGGGTGGGATGCAGCTCTATCGCGCGGAAATGCCCGGCCCACTGAAAGATAACAAAATGCGCCCGCGAATTGCGGAAACGGCGAAAACCCTGTGGTTGATTTATGTCTTGCTGACCGTCGCCTGTGCGCTGGCGTTGTGGTTTGCCGGAATGGATGCCTTTGATGCCATCGGCCATAGCTTTGCGACTATCGCTATTGGCGGCTTCTCGACACATGATGCCAGTATCGGTTATTTCGACAGCCCGACTATTAACACTATCATTGCTATCTTCCTGCTGATCTCCGGCTGTAACTACGGTCTGCACTTTTCACTGTTAAGTGGGCGTAGTCTGAAGGTTTATTGGCGCGATCCGGAATTTCGCATGTTTATCGGCGTACAGTTTACGCTGGTGGTTATTTGTACCCTCGTGCTGTGGTTTCATAATGTCTACAGTTCGGCGCTGATGACAATTAACCAGGCGTTTTTTCAGGTGGTGTCGATGGCGACGACCGCCGGATTTACGACAGATAGCATTGCCCGCTGGCCGCTCTTTTTGCCGGTACTGCTTTTATGTTCAGCATTTATTGGCGGTTGCGCCGGGTCTACGGGCGGTGGCCTGAAAGTGATCCGCATTCTGCTGCTGTTTAAGCAGGGGAACCGTGAGCTGAAACGACTGGTGCACCCGAACGCCGTGTATAGCATTAAGCTGGGGAATCGCGCACTGCCGGAACGTATCCTCGAAGCCGTTTGGGGATTTTTCTCCGCCTATGCCCTGGTGTTTATCGTCAGTATGCTGGCGATTATCGCCACTGGCGTGGATGACTTTTCTGCCTTTGCCTCGGTTGTTGCGACATTGAATAACCTGGGGCCAGGGCTTGGCGTGGTTGCTGATAACTTTACCAGTATGAACCCGGTGGCTAAATGGATCCTGATTGCCAACATGCTGTTTGGTCGTCTCGAGGTCTTTACATTGCTGGTGCTCTTTACCCCGACTTTCTGGCGTGAATGA
- the pepQ gene encoding Xaa-Pro dipeptidase has product MESLASLYKNHIATLQERTRDALARFKLDALLIHSGELFNVFLDDHPYPFKVNPQFKAWVPVTQVPNCWLLVDGVNKPKLWFYLPVDYWHNVEPLPTSFWTEDVEVIALPKADGIGSLLPAARGNIGYIGPVPERALQLGIEASNINPKGVIDYLHYYRSFKTEYELACMREAQKMAVNGHRAAEEAFRSGMSEFDINIAYLTATGHRDTDVPYSNIVALNEHAAVLHYTKLDHQAPEEMRSFLLDAGAEYNGYAADLTRTWSAKSDNDYAQLVKDVNDEQLALIATMKAGVSYVDYHIQFHQRIAKLLRKHQIITDMSEEAMVENDLTGPFMPHGIGHPLGLQVHDVAGFMQDDSGTHLAAPAKYPYLRCTRILQPGMVLTIEPGIYFIESLLAPWREGQFSKHFNWQKIEALKPFGGIRIEDNVVIHENNVENMTRDLKLA; this is encoded by the coding sequence ATGGAATCACTGGCCTCGCTCTATAAAAATCATATAGCTACCTTACAGGAACGGACTCGCGATGCGCTGGCGCGCTTCAAACTGGATGCGTTACTTATTCACTCCGGCGAACTGTTCAACGTTTTTCTCGACGATCATCCCTATCCGTTTAAAGTGAACCCGCAATTCAAAGCGTGGGTGCCGGTAACCCAGGTGCCAAACTGCTGGTTGCTGGTAGATGGCGTGAACAAGCCGAAACTGTGGTTTTATCTGCCGGTTGATTACTGGCACAACGTTGAACCACTGCCGACCTCCTTCTGGACTGAGGACGTGGAAGTAATTGCGCTGCCGAAAGCCGATGGCATTGGTAGCCTGTTGCCAGCTGCGCGCGGCAATATCGGGTATATCGGCCCGGTGCCGGAACGTGCGCTGCAACTGGGTATTGAGGCCAGCAATATCAACCCGAAAGGGGTGATCGACTACCTGCATTACTACCGCTCCTTCAAAACCGAGTACGAACTGGCCTGTATGCGTGAAGCGCAGAAAATGGCGGTCAACGGTCATCGCGCGGCAGAAGAAGCGTTCCGTTCTGGCATGAGCGAGTTCGATATCAACATTGCCTATCTGACCGCGACCGGTCATCGTGATACCGACGTACCTTATAGCAACATTGTGGCGCTTAACGAACACGCTGCGGTGTTGCATTACACCAAACTGGACCACCAGGCACCGGAAGAGATGCGCAGCTTCCTGCTGGATGCCGGGGCCGAATATAACGGCTATGCGGCTGATCTAACCCGTACCTGGTCGGCAAAAAGCGACAACGACTACGCACAGCTGGTGAAAGACGTAAATGATGAGCAACTGGCGCTGATCGCCACCATGAAAGCAGGCGTCAGCTATGTGGATTACCATATCCAGTTCCATCAGCGCATCGCCAAACTGCTGCGTAAACATCAAATCATCACCGATATGAGTGAAGAAGCGATGGTCGAAAACGATCTCACCGGACCGTTTATGCCGCACGGTATCGGCCATCCGCTGGGCCTGCAGGTGCATGACGTAGCCGGTTTTATGCAGGATGATAGCGGTACGCACCTCGCGGCACCGGCAAAATATCCGTACCTGCGCTGCACCCGTATTCTCCAGCCGGGCATGGTGTTAACCATCGAACCGGGTATCTACTTCATCGAATCGCTTCTGGCACCGTGGCGTGAAGGGCAGTTCAGCAAACACTTCAACTGGCAGAAAATTGAAGCACTGAAACCGTTCGGCGGCATTCGTATCGAAGACAACGTGGTGATCCACGAAAACAACGTGGAAAACATGACCCGGGATCTGAAACTGGCGTGA